The region TTATATTTATAGCAGAACTTTTAAAAGTTAGCTTTATAAATACTACATTGCCAGTAAACTATGCCAAAATTAGAGATGTTGCAtatcagctcagttgctcagtcgtgtcccacactgcaatcccatggactgcaatatgccaggcctccctgtccatcaccaactcctggagtttattcaaactgatgtccattgagttggtgatactatccaaccatctcatcctctattgtccccttcttctcctgccttcaatctttcccagcatcagggtcttttctaatgagtcacttcttcacatcaggtggccaaagtattggagtttcagcttcagcatcagtccttccagtgaatattcaggactgatatcctttaggatggactggttgggtctccttgcagtccaatggactctcaagagttttctccaacactacagttcaaaagcatctattcttcagtgctcagctttctctatagtccaactctcacatccgtacatgaccactggaaaaaccatacatttgactagatggatcggTTTGTTGGCAaatttatgtctctgctttttaatatgctgtctaggttggtcacaacttttcttccaaggagcaaatgccttttaatttcatggctgcagtctccatctgcagtgattttggagtccaaaaaaataaagtcagccactgtttccactgtttccccatctatttgccatgaagtgatggggccagatgccaggatcttagttttctgaatgttgagctttaagccaacttttccactctcctctttcactttcatcaagaggctctttagttcctcttcactttctgccataagggtggtgtcatatgcatatctgaggttattggtatttctcccagcaatcttgattccagcttgtgcttcatccagcccagcctttctcatgatgcactctgcatataagttaaataaccaggttGACAAAATGCAGCCTTATTGCACACACATGTTTGAAAATTAGGGGAGAAACAGGGGCTAACCCAAAATTAGACCGTGGTAGCATTTGCTGGTCAGGAAAAGGGAAATATCCAACTCAAGACCTAAGAAGTGTCAGTGAGGTTTGAGACAGTTCAGGACAAGGATCTTCTGTTCACAGTTTGATCTATCTACACTGTAAATTACCTCAAGTGGGTCTCATTTAttatactttctgactctataaaTGGTGCACTTTTTCATGGAATTCCCTCCcatctatttttcaatttttgaaaaactCAACCAaagcatttcttcctccaggaagccttcttttATTACAGTTTGACATACTCCTAaagtgaaggaaagtgaaagtcaagtcattcagtcgtgtctgactctttgcaaccccatggactgtagcctaccaggctcctctgtccatggggttttccaggcaagagtactggggtgggttgctatttcctcttcagaggatcttcccgacccagggatcaaacccgggtctccctcattgtaggcagacacttttaccatctgagggGCCTGTGATCCTAAGCACTGTgtgatattcattaaaaaaaaaataacattgctcagtcatatctgagttCGTGACTGCTTGGACTGTaatttgccaggctcctctctccatggaattttccaggcaagataatggagtgggttgccatttcctcctccagtggatgtTAACAATCttgggatcaaacctaggtctcctgcactgcaggcagattaccatctgagcaccagggaagccaaatattAGTGGTATCTATAACTTGGGTCTGGAATTGCCCGATCCCTTGTTATGTACCATATCACTGAGGGAAAGAAACTACGCCTTACTCAACTTGTAATCAAAATGTCTGTGACATATTAGACACAAATAGATATTCTAGATACATTCTTCAAGTGAATGTGTAAATAAACAATTGTGCATTTAAGTGTTTTCtcctttaagtgttttttttttttttttttccccaatttaaGTGTTTTTCCCCTTGTCTTTTAGACCAACTGCTTCTAATACCTGAACTCAGCTTCTGTCCAGACTGGATGGAACCCAGGAACAATGTGACTTTCTTTGTCCTCCTGGGCCTCACTCAGAATCCAAAGGAACAGAAAGTCCTTTCTGTTATGTTCTTGTTCTTCTACATTTTGACCCTGATAGGCAACCTGGTCATTATTGTGACTATAACTGTCAGTAAGACCCTGAACTCACCgatgttcttttttcttgctaGCTTATCATTTATGGATgtcacttcttcttcttctattaCCCCTAGAATGATTTCAGACTTgttcttaggggaaaaaatcatATCATTTGAATCTTGCATGACTCAGCTGTTTACAGAGCACTTTTTTGGTGGATCAGAGATTGTGCTTCTGctggtgatggcctatgaccgctatgtggccatttGTAAGCCCTTGCATTATTTGGTGATCATGAGGCAGAGGGTATGTGTTCTGTTGCTGGTGGTGTCCTGGGTTGGAGGTTTTCTGCACTCAATTATTCAACTTGGCACTATTTACGGGCTCCCGTTCTGTGGCCCCAATGTCATTGATCACTTTATCTGTGACATGTTCCCTTTATTGAAACTCGTCTGTACTGACACCTATATCATCGGCATCTTAGTGTTGCCCAATGGGGGACTGATCTGCACTGTTGTGTTTCTGCTCTTACTCGTCTCCTATGGAGTCATCCTGCACTCTCTGAagaacctgagtcaggaagggagGCGGAAAGCCCTCCAGACCTGTGGTTCCCACATCACTGTGGTTGTCTGCTGCTTTCTTCCCTGCATTTTCATGTATGCAAGACCTGCTAAGACATTCCCCATTGACAAATCTGTGAGTGTGTTTTATACCGTCATAAGTCCCATGCTGCACCCACTAATCTACAGTCTAAGAAACTCTGAGTTAACTAGTGCTATGAAGAAGGTCTGGAGAAGGAACATCATATCTCATTTTAAGTAAGTGCACTGATTACTATGAAGGTAGTCATTTGAAATCAGGGGACATTTCCTTTGAATGCAGAAGcattttgtgctcagtcactcagtcatgtcagctgtttgcaactgcatggactgtagcctgccaggctcctctgtccatggggattctccagacaaggatactggagtgaattgccacgctctcctccatgtgatcttctcaacccagcgatcgaatccaggtctcccccattgcaggaagattctttacaatattagctaccagggaagccattttaaaatttgattctgatttctttttcttgaacaaATTTATGATAATTATAATTAAAGATTGCAATTATACATCTGTGCTATTAATAACAGTTTTTCTGCTTACTAGAATGTAAGGTCTATAATTACTTGTTTATAACTGTACCCAGAATGGCATAAAACctatatagcaaaaaaaaaaaaaaaaaatgtataataaattcATGAGAAAATTATTGCACTGATTTTTAACTAATttatgtatgctcagtcgcttcagtcttgtccgagtctatgtgaccctagggactgtagctcaccaggctcctctgtccatgggattctccaggcaagaatactagagtgggttgccatgccctcctccaggggatcttcctgacccagggaatgaactggcattttttatgtctcctgcattggctgctgagttctttaccactagaaccgcCTGGAAAGCCCAACCAATTTAtggattcatatttttcactctgcttcatgaaaaaaagagcaaaaacgATATTGCAGTTCATGGAGAAGCACAGAGTTGGACTTAGAGGTTGAATAACAACAACTCTTTTTCAGGACAGGATTTTTATTTAGACTCTTATCATTTAAATgaacttttttatttataaaatttaaaatatttatttatatatatcatctt is a window of Cervus canadensis isolate Bull #8, Minnesota chromosome 11, ASM1932006v1, whole genome shotgun sequence DNA encoding:
- the LOC122449711 gene encoding olfactory receptor 4A47-like, encoding MEPRNNVTFFVLLGLTQNPKEQKVLSVMFLFFYILTLIGNLVIIVTITVSKTLNSPMFFFLASLSFMDVTSSSSITPRMISDLFLGEKIISFESCMTQLFTEHFFGGSEIVLLLVMAYDRYVAICKPLHYLVIMRQRVCVLLLVVSWVGGFLHSIIQLGTIYGLPFCGPNVIDHFICDMFPLLKLVCTDTYIIGILVLPNGGLICTVVFLLLLVSYGVILHSLKNLSQEGRRKALQTCGSHITVVVCCFLPCIFMYARPAKTFPIDKSVSVFYTVISPMLHPLIYSLRNSELTSAMKKVWRRNIISHFK